One genomic segment of Theobroma cacao cultivar B97-61/B2 chromosome 6, Criollo_cocoa_genome_V2, whole genome shotgun sequence includes these proteins:
- the LOC18596107 gene encoding serine/threonine protein phosphatase 2A 55 kDa regulatory subunit B beta isoform isoform X2, with product MNGGDEVVAAPAGPPQPLDWKFSQVFGERTAGEEVQEVDIISAIEFDKTGDHLATGDRGGRVVLFERTDTKDHGVPRRDLERIDYPISRHPEFRYKTEFQSHEPEFDYLKSLEIEEKINKIRWCQTANGALFLLSTNDKTIKFWKVQEKKVKKISDMNLDPSKAVGNGSIASSSNSCSPKPCVANGGSPDRSYNYLGNDFSFPPGGIASLRLPVVTSLETNLMARCRRVYAHAHDYHINSISNNSDGETFISADDLRINLWNLEISNQSFNIVDVKPANMEDLTEVITSAEFHPTHCNMLAYSSSKGSIRLIDLRQSALCDSHTKLFEEPEAPGSRSFFTEIIASISDIKFAKDGRYILSRDYMTLKLWDINMDSGPVATFQVHEYLRPRLCDLYENDSIFDKFECCLSGDGLRVATGSYSNLFRVFGCAPGSTEATTLEASKNPMRRQVQTPSRPSRSLSSITRVVRRGAEAPGVDANGNSFDFTTKLLHLAWHPTENSIACAAANSLYMYYA from the exons ATGAACGGAGGCGATGAGGTGGTCGCAGCTCCGGCGGGCCCGCCACAGCCGTTGGATTGGAAATTCTCTCAGGTATTTGGTGAACGAACCGCTGGAGAAGAAGTTCAAGAAg TTGATATTATTTCAGCAATTGAATTTGATAAAACCGGGGATCATCTTGCCACTGGTGACCGTGGGGGGCGGGTGGTTCTCTTTGAGAGAACAGATACAAAGGAT CATGGTGTACCGAGAAGGGATCTGGAGAGAATTGATTATCCAATCAGTCGGCACCCTGAGTTCCGTTACAAGACGGAGTTCCAGAGTCATGAGCCTGAG ttTGACTATCTCAAGAGCTTGGAAATAGAggaaaaaattaacaaaattagatGGTGCCAAACGGCCAATGGTGCCTTGTTTCTTCTTTCCACCAATGATAAAACCATCAAGTTTTGGAAG GTACAAGAAAAGAAGGTCAAGAAAATTTCTGACATGAATTTGGACCCATCAAAAGCTGTAGGAAATGGCAGCATTGCTAGTTCAAGTAATTCATGTAGCCCCAAACCTTGTGTTGCAAATGGAGGGTCCCCTGACAGATCCTACAACTATTTGGGCAATGACTTTTCTTTCCCACCAGGAGGCATTGCATCATTACGTTTACCTGTG GTAACAAGTCTGGAGACCAACCTAATGGCCAGATGTCGAAGAGTATATGCCCATGCACATGATTATCACATCAATTCTATTTCAAATAACAG TGATGGCGAAACTTTTATATCAGCTGATGATCTGCGTATAAATCTTTGGAACTTGGAAATTAGCAATCAAAGTTTCAATATTGTTGACGTAAAGCCTGCAAACATGGAGGATCTAACTG AGGTTATAACATCAGCAGAGTTTCACCCTACCCACTGTAATATGTTAGCATATAGTAGTTCGAAGGGCTCAATTCGCCTCATTGATTTGCGGCAGTCAGCGTTGTGTGATTCTCACACCAAATT GTTTGAAGAACCGGAGGCACCTGGTTCTAGATCATTTTTTACAGAGATAATTGCCTCAATCTCAGATATTAAATTTGCTAAGGATGGAAGATACATACTTAGCCGTGATTACATGACTCTTAAG TTGTGGGACATCAATATGGATTCAGGTCCAGTTGCGACGTTCCAGGTTCATGAATATTTAAGACCTAGG CTGTGTGATTTGTATGAAAATGATTCGATCTTTGACAAATTTGAGTGTTGCCTAAGTGGTGATGGATTACGAGTGGCAACAGGTTCCTACAG CAATCTATTTCGTGTATTTGGTTGTGCCCCTGGAAGCACTGAGGCGACAACTTTGGAAGCCAGCAAAAATCCAATGAG GAGACAAGTTCAGACTCCCTCAAGGCCTTCCAGATCCCTAAGCAGTATAACACGTGTGGTCAGACGAG GAGCAGAAGCCCCTGGAGTTGATGCAAATGGAAATTCTTTCGATTTCACGACCAAGTTGCTGCACCTAGCATGGCACCCAACTGAAAACTCAATTGCCTGTGCTGCTGCAAACAGCTTGTACATGTACTATGCATGA
- the LOC18596107 gene encoding serine/threonine protein phosphatase 2A 55 kDa regulatory subunit B beta isoform isoform X1 translates to MNGGDEVVAAPAGPPQPLDWKFSQVFGERTAGEEVQEVDIISAIEFDKTGDHLATGDRGGRVVLFERTDTKDHGVPRRDLERIDYPISRHPEFRYKTEFQSHEPEFDYLKSLEIEEKINKIRWCQTANGALFLLSTNDKTIKFWKVQEKKVKKISDMNLDPSKAVGNGSIASSSNSCSPKPCVANGGSPDRSYNYLGNDFSFPPGGIASLRLPVVVTSLETNLMARCRRVYAHAHDYHINSISNNSDGETFISADDLRINLWNLEISNQSFNIVDVKPANMEDLTEVITSAEFHPTHCNMLAYSSSKGSIRLIDLRQSALCDSHTKLFEEPEAPGSRSFFTEIIASISDIKFAKDGRYILSRDYMTLKLWDINMDSGPVATFQVHEYLRPRLCDLYENDSIFDKFECCLSGDGLRVATGSYSNLFRVFGCAPGSTEATTLEASKNPMRRQVQTPSRPSRSLSSITRVVRRGAEAPGVDANGNSFDFTTKLLHLAWHPTENSIACAAANSLYMYYA, encoded by the exons ATGAACGGAGGCGATGAGGTGGTCGCAGCTCCGGCGGGCCCGCCACAGCCGTTGGATTGGAAATTCTCTCAGGTATTTGGTGAACGAACCGCTGGAGAAGAAGTTCAAGAAg TTGATATTATTTCAGCAATTGAATTTGATAAAACCGGGGATCATCTTGCCACTGGTGACCGTGGGGGGCGGGTGGTTCTCTTTGAGAGAACAGATACAAAGGAT CATGGTGTACCGAGAAGGGATCTGGAGAGAATTGATTATCCAATCAGTCGGCACCCTGAGTTCCGTTACAAGACGGAGTTCCAGAGTCATGAGCCTGAG ttTGACTATCTCAAGAGCTTGGAAATAGAggaaaaaattaacaaaattagatGGTGCCAAACGGCCAATGGTGCCTTGTTTCTTCTTTCCACCAATGATAAAACCATCAAGTTTTGGAAG GTACAAGAAAAGAAGGTCAAGAAAATTTCTGACATGAATTTGGACCCATCAAAAGCTGTAGGAAATGGCAGCATTGCTAGTTCAAGTAATTCATGTAGCCCCAAACCTTGTGTTGCAAATGGAGGGTCCCCTGACAGATCCTACAACTATTTGGGCAATGACTTTTCTTTCCCACCAGGAGGCATTGCATCATTACGTTTACCTGTGGTA GTAACAAGTCTGGAGACCAACCTAATGGCCAGATGTCGAAGAGTATATGCCCATGCACATGATTATCACATCAATTCTATTTCAAATAACAG TGATGGCGAAACTTTTATATCAGCTGATGATCTGCGTATAAATCTTTGGAACTTGGAAATTAGCAATCAAAGTTTCAATATTGTTGACGTAAAGCCTGCAAACATGGAGGATCTAACTG AGGTTATAACATCAGCAGAGTTTCACCCTACCCACTGTAATATGTTAGCATATAGTAGTTCGAAGGGCTCAATTCGCCTCATTGATTTGCGGCAGTCAGCGTTGTGTGATTCTCACACCAAATT GTTTGAAGAACCGGAGGCACCTGGTTCTAGATCATTTTTTACAGAGATAATTGCCTCAATCTCAGATATTAAATTTGCTAAGGATGGAAGATACATACTTAGCCGTGATTACATGACTCTTAAG TTGTGGGACATCAATATGGATTCAGGTCCAGTTGCGACGTTCCAGGTTCATGAATATTTAAGACCTAGG CTGTGTGATTTGTATGAAAATGATTCGATCTTTGACAAATTTGAGTGTTGCCTAAGTGGTGATGGATTACGAGTGGCAACAGGTTCCTACAG CAATCTATTTCGTGTATTTGGTTGTGCCCCTGGAAGCACTGAGGCGACAACTTTGGAAGCCAGCAAAAATCCAATGAG GAGACAAGTTCAGACTCCCTCAAGGCCTTCCAGATCCCTAAGCAGTATAACACGTGTGGTCAGACGAG GAGCAGAAGCCCCTGGAGTTGATGCAAATGGAAATTCTTTCGATTTCACGACCAAGTTGCTGCACCTAGCATGGCACCCAACTGAAAACTCAATTGCCTGTGCTGCTGCAAACAGCTTGTACATGTACTATGCATGA
- the LOC18596109 gene encoding inorganic pyrophosphatase 2, giving the protein MAGIVVVFDFDKTIIDCDSDNWVVDELGFTDLFNQLLPTMPWNSLMDRMMKELHAQGKTIDDIAEVLKRTPLHPRIVPAIKAANALGCELRIVSDANLFFIETILEHLGLKEYFSEINTNPGFVDGEGRLRIFPYHDFTKCSHGCNLCPPNMCKGMVIERIQASLEGKKKIIYLGDGSGDYCPSLKLGEADYMMPRKNFPVWDLICRNPMLIKAEIHEWSDGEELERLLLQIINMISVEENNGSSAQLISVDCKLQTISASTHEALPQALPVPQ; this is encoded by the exons ATGGCTGGAATCGTTGTagtttttgattttgacaAAACTATCATCGACTGTGATAGTGATAACTGGGTTGTTGATGAGTTGGGTTTTACCGACTTGTTCAACCAGCTTCTTCCTACCATGCCCTGGAATTCTCTCATG GATAGGATGATGAAGGAGCTTCACGCACAAGGAAAAACCATTGATGACATTGCTGAGGTTCTGAAACGTACTCCTTTACATCCTAGGATCGTCCCAGCTATTAAAGCAGCTAATGCTTtagg GTGTGAACTCAGGATCGTAAGTGATGCAAACTTGTTCTTCATTGAGACAATTTTGGAGCATCTTGGATTGAAGGAATATTTCTCTGAGATCAACACCAACCCCGGCTTTGTTGATGGAGAAGGAAGGCTGAGGATCTTCCCTTACCATGATTTCACCAAGTGTTCACATGGCTGCAACCTCTGCCCCCCAAATATGTGCAAG GGGATGGTCATTGAAAGGATTCAAGCTTCTTTagaagggaagaaaaaaattatctacCTTGGAGATGGTAGCGGGGATTACTGCCCAAGCCTAAAGCTTGGAGAGGCAGATTATATGATGCCAAGGAAGAATTTCCCAGTGTGGGACTTGATTTGCAGGAACCCTATGCTCATCAAGGCTGAGATTCATGAATGGTCTGACGGTGAAGAGCTTGAACGCCTCTTGTtgcaaataatcaacatgatATCTGTAGAAGAAAACAATGGCAGCTCTGCCCAACTGATCTCTGTTGACTGCAAACTGCAAACCATTTCAGCATCTACCCATGAGGCCCTGCCTCAAGCCCTGCCAGTTCCTCAGTAG
- the LOC18596110 gene encoding inorganic pyrophosphatase 2 yields the protein MVDIVVIFDFDKTIIDCDSDNWVLDELGATKLFNQLLPTMPWNPLMDRMMKELHSQGTKIEDIKAVLKRTPIHPRIIQAIKSAYALGCDLKIVSDANAFFIETILKHHGLREYFSEINTNPGFVDEEGRLRIFPHHDFTQSPHGCHHPCPPNMCKGTVIERIQASMSTEGKKTIIYLGDGVGDFCPSLKLGDGDYVMPRKNFPVWDLICENRRLIKAEVCEWSNGDEFEHVLLHLISRISIDRNNSGNSTAQLYSVDCKPQTMPGAAHEKPFFHALYVSH from the exons ATGGTTGATATAGTTGTGATTTTCGATTTCGATAAAACGATTATCGATTGTGATAGTGATAACTGGGTGTTGGATGAATTGGGTGCTACAAAGTTGTTCAACCAACTCCTTCCTACCATGCCTTGGAACCCTCTTATG GATCGAATGATGAAAGAACTTCATTCACAAGGAACAAAAATTGAGGACATTAAAGCTGTTCTTAAAAGGACCCCGATACATCCTCGAATCATCCAGGCCATTAAATCGGCTTATGCTTTGGG ATGTGATTTGAAGATTGTAAGCGATGCTAACGCGTTCTTCATTGAGACAATCTTGAAACATCATGGCCTGAGGGAATACTTTTCAGAGATCAATACAAACCCGGGTTTCGTTGATGAAGAAGGCAGGCTACGTATCTTCCCTCATCATGATTTCACTCAATCTCCCCATGGATGTCATCATCCCTGCCCTCCAAATATGTGCAAG GGTACTGTGATTGAAAGGATTCAAGCTTCTATGTCCACGGAGGGgaagaaaacaataatttaccTTGGTGATGGGGTTGGTGATTTCTGCCCGAGTTTGAAGCTTGGAGACGGAGACTACGTAATGCCAAGGAAGAATTTCCCTGTTTGGGACTTGATATGCGAAAACAGGAGGCTAATAAAGGCAGAAGTATGCGAATGGAGCAATGGAGATGAGTTTGAGCATGTGTTGCTCCATCTTATCAGCAGGATTTCCATTGACAGAAACAACAGTGGCAATAGTACTGCTCAGCTGTATTCAGTTGACTGCAAACCCCAAACAATGCCAGGCGCTGCCCATGAAAAACCCTTCTTCCATGCCCTTTATGTTTCTCATTAG